Within Vicia villosa cultivar HV-30 ecotype Madison, WI linkage group LG1, Vvil1.0, whole genome shotgun sequence, the genomic segment GGTTAGAAAGTGTTCCTTATTCTCTAAAACAAAACACCTCATTACTACTAAATACCAGCTCCATTGCAGAACAAAAGAAAATCTACGTAACTACACAGCTTCATTCTTCGGAAATCGACTACTTACAACTATACATCTGCGACAGTAGGGGCAGTCTCCACAACTGCGAATCCAAGGATCCAAACAAGCAGAGTGAAATTTATGTCCACATTGCAAATGGATTAGTTTATCTCCATCAGTGTAAGATTCCAAGCATATCCCACAATCTTGCGGTATCCTGGATTCTGATTCCATATTGCTGCTGCTAAAAACTTCAAGACGCAAACAGTCAAGGGCCTCCTGAGTGAGACCCGGTGGCTTTGTAGATGTTTGATGCAAGAGCTGGAACCTTGCCATTTGAGAAGTCAAGTCAGTAACTAAAGAGTCCACAGTTGCAACTTCACTTGATAACTCACTTTCTTGATCCTCCTCATCAATTAGATCTCTATTATTTTGCCTGAGGAAACCAACCCTGAAAAATAatgtaaaaattaaaacttaaTCAAAGGCAATGGCAGGCCTTCAAGAAGAAACAACCAAAAAATTATACAGAAGAAAATTTAATGTCAAATGCGCAGTGACATTCTTTCTAACAATCGACTTATAAAAAAGGACCCAAATAGGTAAGAAGACTAAAAGTCTGATTATTAGAGGCCACATAAGCATCTCCTTGAGGAATAGACATGTTCTGAAAATCAAGAATGTGCCTGATAAACTCAACAAACAAAGTGGGGCAAAATCCTAATAACTAGAAAAGAGAACATGCATAATGTAACATATATCTGTTGAATTGTAATATATTACTATAGTAAAGAGAAATTTGAATCCACAGCAATAAATATGCACAATGGTCATCCATAATACCGACCTAATTAATCTCCCTAATCCATACGTTCTAAAGATGAAGATATTTTTATGCAGATATAACAGATAGTGCACAAAAGACAACTAGCCCAAATTCCATATGCAAGAAATTATATTTCTTGGAGGACTACATCAAGGAAATTCTTTGATCTATGCTTTAAGGGTTGCCCACTACACTTTTAGTCTTCATACTTCCGCATTTGTGCAATTTTGGTCTCGGTAGTTTCAATTATGCAATTCGAGTCATAAATATTTCTTAATGACGCAATTGAGTCTCTCTAATAGTCTTCCGGCCAATTTTGAATAGAATCTAACGACATTAACAGAGATTTTCCATGATATATTATTGTTGGTTAGAGATCGTTATTTATGCAAAATGAAATTAGTCAGAAGAAATATTTTGAAAAGCAACATCTTTgttcaaaaagaagaagaaaaataacaaagtgAGAAGCAAAAGCCAATGAAATACCACCAAGAAAATCAGTGACAGCCTACATAAAATGACAAGGGACCAAGGGAATCTGTGTCAGATACAAACAACAATTGAACACAAGGGGAAGGAAATGGGACCAATAGAATCCGTGTTCGATACAAACAACAATGAAACACAAGGGGAAAGAAATCTAAGGGACTAAATTGACAGACACATTTTTATTTAAAGGAGAAAATTGCAATAATGCAAAGTTGACTAAAATTAAACTATTCGACGCTTAAAATTTTGAAGAGCAAAATGCTAATTTACTCTACTTTATAAACATATCTCATAAATCAATCAACAATGAACAAGACCTTAGTTGCTAATCTTAGAGACAAATTTACTATACAATAATCATGTCACGAATAAATTGATTTCACATGCTAGCATTTCAAGCTCACAATTTAACCTCAAATACCCAACCATACATTTAATATAGTAACATACTCTTAGTTCTACAAACATAGCAATATTACTATTTCTAGCATGCATTTtcaagaaaatgaagagaaacaaattgaaaatcaaacCTGTTTCTATCAACAGGCTCTCCTCTCAACCTCTGAAGGAGTCTTTCTCGCGCAAGTCTCACACCTACAGGTAATCTGTTACCACCACTCGAACTTGGAATACC encodes:
- the LOC131643367 gene encoding probable E3 ubiquitin-protein ligase RHY1A, which gives rise to MTSASELFHNRRHRLGRNDLDPSFHSSPSPDFHNHRFHDSDDDDSLRIRRHYNVRRVRHPERVSDRFDARYRRSLFHDNFDSGESVRGIPSSSGGNRLPVGVRLARERLLQRLRGEPVDRNRVGFLRQNNRDLIDEEDQESELSSEVATVDSLVTDLTSQMARFQLLHQTSTKPPGLTQEALDCLRLEVFSSSNMESESRIPQDCGICLESYTDGDKLIHLQCGHKFHSACLDPWIRSCGDCPYCRRCIVVSSRFPKNEAV